The Armatimonadia bacterium nucleotide sequence GATAGCTCGTCGTAGAGGGGGTAGTAGAACTTGCGCAGCAGCCCGTGCTCCATCATCGGCATCCCGTGATCGGACAATAGCAGCACGAGGGTGTCGTCGGCCAGCCCAGTCGCGTCCAGTGTATCCAAGACACGTCCGACGTAGGTGTCAGTCTCGGTGACGCCGGCCTTGTACAGCGCGTCGATGTGTTCCACATCGCCGGGCATGAGCCACTCCTCGGAGTGCGGCGCCATCGGCATCGGCAGGTAGCGGCCCTCGTAGCCCAGGTGTGGCTCATACATACTGCGGAAGGGCTCCCCGGCATCCCACGGCTCATGAGGCTGGAAGCTATCGACCCACAGGAAGAAGGGCTTGTCGCTGCCCTTCTTGAGCCAGTTGCTGACCTCGCTGAAGAAGTACTCGCCGGGCACCATCCCGTGCTGCTCAAGGCAGATCTGGCGGTTCGTGATCGTGTTGGCGTAGTACATTACTTCCTTCTCCGGATAGCCGGGCGGGAAGTAGGCATGGGAGTAGTCGATGACCGGCCGTCCATCAGCAGGCGGCAGGCATTTGCCGGTTGCGAAGTGGTGGAACTCCTCGAACCCGCGGTCCATGTGCGCCCCGTTGTTGAAGGGGGTGTCGGAGAAGGCCGCAGTGTGGTACCCAGCAGCGCGGAACGCCTCGGCTACGTGCAGGTCGGCGGGCTCCAGTGCTTGCCAGGGACGCGCCGGGAAGGTGTAGATTCCGGAAACATAGGCCGTGCGCGATGGGATCGTGTTGGGGAACTCAGCGTAGGCCGACTCGAACAGCAGTGACTGAGACGCGAAGCGATCCAGGTTCGGCGTCCTAACCTCTTTGCTCCCATAGCAGCCTACGTGATCAGGGCGAAGGGAATCGAGCATCAGTACCAGAACATTCACGACCGATCACACCTTGCGAAAACGCGGATCTGGGCGGACAATGCGCCAATGAGGCGTAGCATAAACCCTTGGGCGCGTGGCGTCCACACCTTTTGTACGCTCCGGAGAGCCTAGGGAGAGACCGCAATGACCCCTTCGATGTTGCCGGCCTTTGTAGCTGCGCTCGTAACTGCGGCGAGTGTCGTCTGCGCGTCCCAGCCGCTGACTGTGCTCGATCCCTCCGTGCGCTATCAGAGCCTGTCTGGCTATGGGCAAGGGAGCATGGACCAACGCAACGTGCCATGGTATGACCAACTGAGCGAGGGTGCACGTAAAGAGCTCCTCGACCGCCTCTACACCCTCGAAGGCGATGGCCTTGGGTGGAACGTGTGCCGCACCTATATCTGCGCCGGCGACGCGCCCGGGCACCAGCACTTCAGCCGTCGTCCCGGTGGGGCTCTCGCTCCGCTGGGCTACGAGCCTGCAGACGGTGTGTTCTCCTGGGAGGGCCACGAGGTCTCGGTGTGGCATGCCCAGGGCGCCCAGGCACGCGGAGCAACGATGGTGGCGTTCTGGAACAGTCCTCCGCACTGGATGACGGTCAGCGGGTGTACCGCCGGATCGGTGAACGGCAAGGACAACAACCTCCGTGCAGGCATGGAGGGGCGCTTCGCGGAGCACCTTGGTGCGGTGCTCGAGCACTACCACGAGGCCTGGGGAGTCGACTTCGACTATGTGAGCCCCATCAATGAGCCCGAGGCCAACTGGTGGACGGCCAAGGGTGGCCAGGATGGTTGCCACGTTGACGCGGCCCAGGCTAAGAGCATCGTGACAGCGCTGGCGCAGGTGCTGCGTGCCAGAGGCCTGCGAACGCGAATCCAGGCACCCGAGGCGGCCTTCGCTGCAAGCCACGGTTACGTCGATACGCTTCTTGCCGACCCGGTTGTGGCGAACGCACTGACCACTCTTACCTGCCATCAGTACTCGGCCGACGACCGATCTCTGCGGGGTTGGGCGAAGAGAGCCCGCGCTCAGGGCAAGGAGCTGTGGATGAGTGAGTGGGGCGACTGGACCCACCACGGCCTGGACCTCGCTATGAACTACGCCCAGAAGCTCCACCAGGCACACAGATCCATGCTGGTTCCTGTGTGGTGCGTGTGGGAGCCCGGCTTCCTACTCGACACCCAGGGCGGGAAGGTGCAGCCCAACAAGGCCTTCTACGCCGTGGCCCAGTTCACACGCCATGCACGGCCGGGCATGCAGGTGGTGGAGGCGACGGATACGACCTGCCGAACCACCGGCTATCTTGACGAGGCACAACGCCGGTTGGTTCTTGTCAGCGTGAACAGCAGCACCGAGGACGTCCCCATGACTTACGACCTGGACGCCTTCGCGGAAGTGTCCGCGGTGAGCGCACGACGCACCTCGGAAACCGAGGACTACGCGCCTGTGTCAGGGACCTCTCTGAAGCTTGAGGGCAACGGCGAAGACAGGCGCTTGTCGGTCGACTTGCCGGCGCGATCGGTCACGACCATCACCCTTACCTATAGCGCGGTGCTTCCCTCTCTCGTCGCCGATGCCGGGTTCGAAGAGGCGACAGGTGCCTGGCAGTTCGCGCGGGATGGTCTGTCGGGGATCGAGGATAATCACCCGCAGGGAGGCCTGTGCGACGCCTACCTCCATCCGACGGCTGAAGCTCCTGCACGCCTGTGGCAGACCGTGCGGAATCTCAAGCCCGGTGGCCGCTACCGCCTAACCGCCGCCTGCGCAACCTCGGGGATCGGTGCTGAGTTTGGCGTGGAGAGTGGACAGACGCGGACCTGGGCTCTTGCTCAGGGAGGCGCCTACCGTCTGTATGACCTGTGCTTCCGTGCCGGGGAGGAGGGGACCGCCACCATCTCCTATGTTGCCCCTGCGACGGCAACCAGGGACTCCTGGGCGACGATCGACAACGTGACCTTGCGCCCGGTCGGAGCTGCTGACGCACTCTAGCTGCTCGCGGTCTCCCTGCGGAGGGCCCGATCGAGAGCCTCGATCACACGCTGAGCGGGTATGCGCTCCAGGCATCGCCGGTCTTGGCAGTCGGGCATGTAACTGTCCGTGTAGCAGGGCCGGCAGGGGCACTCATCGTCCAGGACCACCTGATCCTGCGGCCCACGTGGCCCCCATTTTCGCTCGTTAGTCGGTCCGAAGACTGCCACCACAGGAGTCCCCAGCGCGCAGGCCAGGTGCATGGGACCAGTATCGTTGGTCACCAGCGCCCGGGCTGTGCTCAGGATCGCGGCTGTCTCAACCAGCGAGGTCCGCCCCGCGAGATTCACCGCTCTGCTTGCATCCGCGACATGCTCACCGATCTCCTGCTCATAGCTCGCGCCGACGATGACCACGCTCATCTCGTGGCTGTCGGCGGCCCACTGTGCGACCTCTGCGAAGCGCTCCGCCGGCCACTGCTTCTGCGGCCAGTTCCTGCTACTCCCTGGACACATCGCGATGTACGGCCCCTCGACGCCCGCCTCCTGCAGTATCCCTCTTGCACTCGTGAGGTTCTCCTCCGACAGGGGGAACTCGAGTTGGCGATCCTCACTGTGAGCCCCTGCGGCGGCGACGACTTCAAGGAAGCACTCGAGCTCCCAGCGATCGGGGTCGCGGACGACGCTGTGCGTGAAGAGCCCTGCGCGATCAAAGCCAGGGGTGTCAAAGCCCACTCGCAGAGGCGCTCCGCTTAGATAGGCGAGCACCGGAGTGGCCCGGTAGTACAGATCCAGGTCAACCGCCAGCTCGGGCCGAGCCGCCCGCACACGACGAAGGATCCGCAGCGCCTCAACACCACCGGCCAGCAGCTCGCGAGGTCCTCCCAGACCAGACACCGGCAACAGGACGAGGTCGTCGATGAAGTTAAGGCGACGAAAGGCGTCGACGTCGCGAGTCGTGCAGAGCATCGTGAGCCTGGCCTCAGGCCAGCGTGTCTTCAGTGCTCGCAGCGCAGGCACCGCGAGGATCCCGTCGCCCAGGCAGCAGAGCTTGATGGCCAGGATCGAGGAGGGTGATGGCGTACCCGTGCGGGCATGGAGATAGAAGGGCCGCAGAATGCGTCGCAGACGATCATAGGCGCCCAGAGCCGCGAAGGCAGCGCGGCCCGTGAGCGCATCGGCAGACTTGAGGAGACGGTTACTACGCATGGTTACCGCCGCGCGTTGAGCGTTGGGTAGAAGCGTGCAGAAGGTCGGGAACACCGGCAGGTTCGCCTGCGCCTGCGGGGAGTCCTGCCCGGCCTTCCTGGGTCGCCCTGCAAGGGAATCTCGAGCGAGGAGGTTTGAGGTGGAAGCCCGTGGGGTAGGCTTGGACCGTTCGAGAGTGATCCTTGAGTAAATCCAGAGTTAACCCAGAAAAAAACTTGAAATGGGTATTGACTCTTGAGCCGGTCTTGAGTAAACTCTGAGACACATGGTCCAAAAGGACCGAGACGACCGCCAGACTTGGGCGCGCGAACGTTGGAAACTCGACAGGAAGCACAGCGCGGAGCGGTTGAGTGATCCGACGGGTCTCAAGTCGGGCACAAACACAACACCAGGAGGGCACTACCATGTTCGGGATGGTCAAGGCGCTTTGGAAAGATGAAGACGGTCTGACAACTGTTGAGTACGCACTGCTGCTGGCTCTGCTCGTCGTGGCTGCAATCGGTGTCTGGACTGCCTTCGGCGCGAAGGTTCAGGGCTCGGTCAACGCTTCGACGTCCGCTTTCGACAACGCATCTGCCACCAAGTAGGATCGCTCTTGGGGACCCGGTGCCCGAAGGTGCCGGGTCCCTACTGTCCTTGCACCTTGGCAGGGGGGTGGAGGCGCAGGACTAGGGAAGGCCACTCCGCGGGCTTGCCTCTGTCCACCTCCGAGAACCAGCTCAACCTGGCCAAGTAGTGGTGCAGACACCTCCACCCCAAGCAGCATCCTTCAGACGGCGACGCAAAGGCACGGTGTGCGGCCGATCCCGAGAGGGGATCGGTGTCTGGCAGGCGACGGCGGACGCAGCAGGGCCTCAGGGGTAAGAGGCGGGACGGACCCCAGACGGCGAGTTGAGCAGAACGGAACGGGAGGCAGTGTTCCGCGTACGCACGGGCCGGGCAAAAGCGGAAGGCTTCCAGGTCGCCCGTGGGGCAACAGACGGGGATGGGCATCTTGCCGAGGTGGTGCGTTGGGTGGCGTCAAAGGAGAGCCTCACCTATGAGACGGGTGATCTCGAAACTCTGGACGGATGAGGAGGGAGCAGCCTCGGTAGAGTATGCCCTGTTGTTGGTAGTGATAGTCGTGGCGACGATGGGCGCCTGGGTGTCACTGCGCAACCGCATCATACAATCAATCACTGAGGTCGAGAACTCCTTCGATCAATAGTGCGTGGCAGTGCCTGGGGGGGCGCTTGCTACGGAAAGCACCAAGCGGCTTCTGCGCCAGTCAGCGGGTGAGTCTGTTGATGACGATGACGATCGTATCGGCGGTCCTTATGAGCGCGATGGTAGCGATCGCCGTCTACTCGGATGTTCGCCTGGGTCGCATCTACAACGCTGTCACCGCGCCATGCGCACTGCTGGGTCTCGTCCTGAACGGTGTGTCTGACGGAATGGACGGCGTCACCAGCAGCCTCCTAGGGC carries:
- a CDS encoding glycosyltransferase family 9 protein, giving the protein MRSNRLLKSADALTGRAAFAALGAYDRLRRILRPFYLHARTGTPSPSSILAIKLCCLGDGILAVPALRALKTRWPEARLTMLCTTRDVDAFRRLNFIDDLVLLPVSGLGGPRELLAGGVEALRILRRVRAARPELAVDLDLYYRATPVLAYLSGAPLRVGFDTPGFDRAGLFTHSVVRDPDRWELECFLEVVAAAGAHSEDRQLEFPLSEENLTSARGILQEAGVEGPYIAMCPGSSRNWPQKQWPAERFAEVAQWAADSHEMSVVIVGASYEQEIGEHVADASRAVNLAGRTSLVETAAILSTARALVTNDTGPMHLACALGTPVVAVFGPTNERKWGPRGPQDQVVLDDECPCRPCYTDSYMPDCQDRRCLERIPAQRVIEALDRALRRETASS
- a CDS encoding Flp family type IVb pilin — translated: MFGMVKALWKDEDGLTTVEYALLLALLVVAAIGVWTAFGAKVQGSVNASTSAFDNASATK
- a CDS encoding glycoside hydrolase; translated protein: MTPSMLPAFVAALVTAASVVCASQPLTVLDPSVRYQSLSGYGQGSMDQRNVPWYDQLSEGARKELLDRLYTLEGDGLGWNVCRTYICAGDAPGHQHFSRRPGGALAPLGYEPADGVFSWEGHEVSVWHAQGAQARGATMVAFWNSPPHWMTVSGCTAGSVNGKDNNLRAGMEGRFAEHLGAVLEHYHEAWGVDFDYVSPINEPEANWWTAKGGQDGCHVDAAQAKSIVTALAQVLRARGLRTRIQAPEAAFAASHGYVDTLLADPVVANALTTLTCHQYSADDRSLRGWAKRARAQGKELWMSEWGDWTHHGLDLAMNYAQKLHQAHRSMLVPVWCVWEPGFLLDTQGGKVQPNKAFYAVAQFTRHARPGMQVVEATDTTCRTTGYLDEAQRRLVLVSVNSSTEDVPMTYDLDAFAEVSAVSARRTSETEDYAPVSGTSLKLEGNGEDRRLSVDLPARSVTTITLTYSAVLPSLVADAGFEEATGAWQFARDGLSGIEDNHPQGGLCDAYLHPTAEAPARLWQTVRNLKPGGRYRLTAACATSGIGAEFGVESGQTRTWALAQGGAYRLYDLCFRAGEEGTATISYVAPATATRDSWATIDNVTLRPVGAADAL
- a CDS encoding sulfatase yields the protein MNVLVLMLDSLRPDHVGCYGSKEVRTPNLDRFASQSLLFESAYAEFPNTIPSRTAYVSGIYTFPARPWQALEPADLHVAEAFRAAGYHTAAFSDTPFNNGAHMDRGFEEFHHFATGKCLPPADGRPVIDYSHAYFPPGYPEKEVMYYANTITNRQICLEQHGMVPGEYFFSEVSNWLKKGSDKPFFLWVDSFQPHEPWDAGEPFRSMYEPHLGYEGRYLPMPMAPHSEEWLMPGDVEHIDALYKAGVTETDTYVGRVLDTLDATGLADDTLVLLLSDHGMPMMEHGLLRKFYYPLYDELS
- a CDS encoding Flp family type IVb pilin, giving the protein MRRVISKLWTDEEGAASVEYALLLVVIVVATMGAWVSLRNRIIQSITEVENSFDQ